In one window of Musa acuminata AAA Group cultivar baxijiao chromosome BXJ3-2, Cavendish_Baxijiao_AAA, whole genome shotgun sequence DNA:
- the LOC135631954 gene encoding uncharacterized protein LOC135631954 yields MASPTHFILPVLLLAAHLLGSRAVPPTCERIECPSYDVVDKGNGFEIRLYNSTQWMSTSSIDDISFVNATRTGFLRLFDYIRGKNKYGEKIEMTAPVITQVAPSDGPFCASSFVVSFYVPKKNQPNPPPADGLQLQTWGLKYAAVRQFGGFISDDDSVGEEAAALYSSLQGSIWFSAVSKGQTADPTSAYTVAQYNSPFEFSGRVNEIWMMFAMDSHRI; encoded by the exons ATGGCCTCGCCGACCCACTTCATCCTACCGGTTCTCCTCCTCGCCGCTCATCTTCTCGGGTCCCGAGCCGTTCCTCCGACGTGCGAGCGCATCGAGTGCCCGAGCTACGACGTGGTCGACAAAGGCAACGGTTTCGAGATTCGCCTTTACAACTCCACCCAATGGATGTCGACCTCTTCCATAGACGACATCTCCTTCGTCAACGCCACCCGGACGGGCTTCCTCCG ATTATTTGATTACATCCGAGGGAAGAACAAATACGGAGAAAAGATAGAGATGACTGCACCGGTGATCACCCAAGTCGCACCCAGCGACGGTCCCTTCTGTGCCTCCTCCTTCGTCGTCAGCTTCTACGTGCCTAAGAAGAACCAGCCAAATCCACCGCCTGCCGACGGACTCCAGCTTCAGACATGGGGGCTCAAATACGCAGCCGTGAGGCAGTTCGGAGGCTTCATCTCGGATGACGACAGCGTCGGTGAGGAAGCGGCGGCCTTGTACTCCAGCCTTCAGGGCTCCATTTGGTTCTCTGCGGTCAGCAAAGGACAGACGGCAGATCCCACCTCTGCTTATACTGTTGCGCAGTACAATTCTCCGTTCGAGTTCTCCGGTAGAGTCAATGAGATCTGGATGATGTTTGCGATGGACAGTCACAGAATTTAG